From one Rhodoferax sp. PAMC 29310 genomic stretch:
- a CDS encoding phasin family protein: MSTTTKAAAVKKTVAKKVTAAKKTASVSPRAKATVTKAKSAAKPATLKQAVKKGERKVTSVVHMTRDASFKLIDSQRAIWLAGLGALAKVTTSTGTKGEKAFEALVKAGEKIESQARGAIDSNANLLKSRIGNATKAVDSGIDTVSEVFDARVKQALSRLGYPKK, from the coding sequence ATGAGCACAACAACCAAAGCCGCAGCCGTCAAAAAAACAGTTGCCAAGAAAGTCACTGCTGCCAAAAAAACTGCAAGCGTCAGCCCTCGCGCCAAAGCGACGGTCACTAAGGCGAAATCCGCCGCCAAGCCTGCCACCCTGAAGCAAGCGGTCAAAAAAGGCGAGCGCAAGGTCACCAGCGTGGTGCACATGACACGTGATGCCTCCTTCAAGCTGATCGACTCTCAACGCGCCATCTGGTTGGCCGGTTTGGGCGCTCTGGCCAAGGTCACTACTTCCACTGGCACCAAAGGAGAGAAAGCCTTTGAAGCGCTGGTCAAAGCCGGCGAGAAAATTGAGTCACAGGCGCGTGGCGCCATCGACAGTAACGCCAACTTGCTCAAGTCGCGCATTGGCAACGCCACCAAGGCGGTGGACAGCGGCATTGATACCGTGAGCGAAGTGTTTGACGCCCGCGTCAAGCAGGCTCTGTCTCGCTTGGGTTACCCCAAGAAGTAA
- a CDS encoding peptidylprolyl isomerase: MQVKLLSTVAAAALLCTLSTQVLAQNVAIVNGKAIPTARVEALSQQVTRSGRQVTPEVQAQIKDEVIAREIFMQEAQKQGLEASADYKSQMELARQTILIRELFMTFQKNNAVTDAEVKAEYDKFAAANGGKEYRARHILVEKEDAAKAIIAQLKKGGKFEEIAKKSSKDPGSGANGGDLDWAPANNYVAEFSEALLSLSKGKTTETPVKTQFGYHIIRLDDVRDAQLPKFDEVKPQISEQLTQQKLVKFQEDLRAKAKIE; encoded by the coding sequence ATGCAAGTGAAATTATTGTCAACGGTTGCGGCCGCTGCCCTGCTGTGCACACTGTCGACTCAGGTGCTGGCCCAAAACGTGGCTATCGTGAATGGCAAAGCCATCCCGACCGCCCGCGTCGAGGCTTTGTCTCAACAAGTGACTCGCTCCGGACGCCAAGTGACGCCTGAAGTTCAGGCCCAAATCAAGGACGAAGTGATTGCCCGCGAAATCTTCATGCAAGAAGCGCAAAAACAAGGACTGGAAGCCTCTGCTGACTACAAATCTCAGATGGAACTGGCGCGCCAGACCATTCTGATTCGCGAATTGTTCATGACGTTCCAGAAGAACAACGCTGTCACCGATGCCGAAGTCAAGGCTGAGTACGACAAGTTCGCAGCCGCCAACGGTGGCAAGGAATACCGCGCCCGCCACATCCTGGTCGAGAAGGAAGATGCGGCCAAGGCCATCATTGCCCAACTCAAAAAGGGTGGCAAGTTTGAAGAAATCGCCAAAAAATCCAGCAAAGACCCAGGTTCTGGCGCCAACGGTGGCGACTTGGATTGGGCGCCAGCCAACAACTACGTGGCTGAATTTTCAGAAGCCTTGCTCAGCCTGAGCAAGGGCAAGACGACAGAAACCCCTGTCAAAACCCAGTTCGGTTACCACATCATCCGCTTGGACGATGTTCGCGACGCCCAACTGCCCAAGTTTGACGAGGTCAAGCCCCAGATTTCTGAGCAACTGACCCAGCAAAAACTGGTCAAGTTCCAGGAAGACCTGCGCGCCAAGGCCAAGATCGAATAG
- a CDS encoding BolA family transcriptional regulator, with protein MTTPAPTASLLDQRLRELLQPTSLEVLDESYQHHGHVGANDTGFGTHFRVKIASPLFAGKTPVARHRLVYDALQDFIDQGLHALAIEARLPPV; from the coding sequence ATGACGACCCCTGCCCCTACGGCCTCGCTGCTTGACCAGCGCCTGCGCGAGTTGCTGCAGCCCACTTCCCTCGAAGTGTTGGACGAGAGCTATCAACACCACGGCCATGTTGGCGCCAATGACACCGGTTTTGGCACACATTTTCGTGTGAAAATTGCCTCGCCGCTGTTCGCCGGAAAGACGCCTGTCGCCCGTCATCGCCTTGTGTATGATGCCCTGCAAGATTTCATTGACCAAGGCCTTCATGCCTTGGCCATCGAAGCCCGGTTGCCTCCTGTTTGA
- a CDS encoding septation protein A, whose translation MKILIDFFPILLFFGTFKAYDIYVGTAVLMAATVVQMGLIYKIDHKLQMMHKITLALVLVFGALTLVLQDDRFIKWKPTVLYAAMAIGLAVALWIMKKNFLKLMLGSQLTLPDGVWMRLNLIWIVYCVFMSVINGYVAANFSTEAWVDFKLWGYVFPLAFIVGQGFYISRYLTTDETKADPQ comes from the coding sequence ATGAAAATACTGATCGACTTCTTCCCCATCCTGCTATTTTTCGGCACCTTCAAGGCCTACGACATCTACGTCGGCACAGCGGTGCTAATGGCGGCCACCGTCGTCCAAATGGGCTTGATTTACAAAATTGATCACAAATTGCAGATGATGCACAAGATCACGCTGGCGCTGGTGCTGGTCTTTGGTGCACTCACTTTGGTACTGCAGGACGACCGGTTCATCAAATGGAAGCCCACTGTGCTTTACGCCGCCATGGCCATTGGTTTGGCGGTGGCTTTGTGGATCATGAAAAAGAATTTCCTCAAGCTCATGCTGGGCAGTCAATTGACGCTGCCTGACGGAGTCTGGATGCGCCTCAACCTCATATGGATTGTTTACTGCGTCTTTATGTCCGTCATCAATGGCTATGTGGCGGCCAACTTCAGCACAGAAGCCTGGGTCGACTTCAAGCTTTGGGGCTATGTATTTCCGCTGGCCTTTATTGTGGGCCAAGGTTTCTATATTTCCCGCTACCTGACGACCGACGAAACGAAAGCGGACCCTCAATGA
- the msrB gene encoding peptide-methionine (R)-S-oxide reductase MsrB yields the protein MTQIQKTDAQWQALLAEKGAEPSAYQVTRHAATERPFTGKYEAHWADGSYHCMCCGAQLFDSDTKFDAHCGWPSFSLAIPGAIKEITDSSLGMRRVETVCAQCNAHLGHVFEDGPEPTGLRYCMNSASLNFTPT from the coding sequence ATGACCCAAATTCAAAAAACTGACGCGCAATGGCAAGCTTTGCTGGCCGAAAAAGGCGCCGAGCCCAGCGCCTATCAGGTCACCCGCCACGCCGCCACCGAGCGGCCATTCACCGGCAAGTACGAAGCTCATTGGGCTGACGGCAGTTACCACTGCATGTGCTGCGGCGCCCAACTTTTCGATTCAGACACCAAGTTTGACGCCCACTGTGGCTGGCCCAGCTTCAGTTTGGCCATTCCAGGGGCCATCAAGGAAATCACCGACAGCAGTCTGGGCATGCGCCGGGTGGAAACCGTGTGTGCGCAGTGCAACGCCCACCTTGGTCATGTTTTTGAGGATGGGCCAGAGCCTACCGGCTTGCGATACTGCATGAACTCGGCCTCGTTAAACTTCACCCCGACATGA
- a CDS encoding 3-(methylthio)propionyl-CoA ligase has protein sequence MLGLMQSQQLLISSLIDFAERHHGEGEIVSRRVEGDIHRCTYKDVAARSRRVANALDGLKLDFSDRVATLAWNGYRHLELYFGVSGSGRVLHTLNPRLHPDQISWIANHAEDTVLCFDATFLPIVKAIHSQCPTIKHYVLMCEADQLPADTGIPGLISYEAWIGAQSADYAWPTFDENSASSMCYTSGTTGNPKAALYSHRSTMLHALAGALPDALSMSARDSVLPVVPMFHVNAWGLPYSAAMTGAKLVFPGPAMDGKSIFELIESEKVSFAAGVPTVWQMMLGHMQSEGLRFSTLKRTVIGGSACPPAMITAFNDVYGVEVLHAWGMTEMSPLGTVCTLKNKHLPMSGLEKMTVRLKQGRGIYGVDMKIVDGDGNELPWDGKAYGDLLVKGPWIISDYFKGEGASPLVDGWFPTGDVATIDPDGYMQITDRSKDVIKSGGEWISSIDVENIAMAHPAVAMAACIGMKHPKWDERPIIAVVKKPGATVTREELLSFYQGKTAKFQIPDDVVFVDAIPLGGTGKMQKTKLREQLQDYKLPDA, from the coding sequence ATGCTCGGTTTGATGCAAAGCCAACAGTTGCTCATTTCATCCCTGATTGATTTTGCGGAGCGCCACCACGGCGAAGGTGAAATCGTCTCGCGCCGCGTGGAAGGCGATATTCACCGCTGTACCTACAAGGACGTGGCTGCCCGGTCACGGCGGGTGGCCAATGCTCTGGACGGCTTGAAACTGGATTTCAGCGACCGTGTGGCGACACTCGCCTGGAATGGCTATCGGCACCTGGAGTTGTACTTTGGGGTCAGTGGCTCTGGCCGTGTCTTGCACACCCTGAATCCCCGTTTGCACCCCGACCAGATCAGCTGGATTGCCAATCACGCCGAGGACACCGTGCTGTGTTTTGACGCGACCTTCTTGCCTATCGTCAAAGCCATTCACAGCCAGTGCCCAACCATCAAGCACTACGTGCTCATGTGTGAGGCTGACCAACTGCCCGCAGACACAGGTATTCCCGGGCTGATCAGCTACGAGGCTTGGATCGGCGCGCAATCGGCGGATTACGCCTGGCCTACGTTTGACGAAAATTCAGCCAGCAGCATGTGCTACACCAGCGGCACGACAGGCAATCCCAAAGCGGCGTTGTACAGCCATCGCTCCACCATGTTGCACGCGCTGGCTGGCGCCCTGCCTGATGCCCTGAGCATGAGCGCCCGGGACTCCGTGTTACCTGTCGTTCCCATGTTCCACGTCAACGCCTGGGGCCTGCCCTATTCCGCTGCCATGACCGGCGCCAAACTGGTGTTTCCCGGCCCGGCCATGGACGGTAAATCCATCTTTGAATTGATCGAAAGCGAAAAAGTATCGTTTGCCGCTGGCGTGCCCACCGTCTGGCAAATGATGTTGGGTCACATGCAAAGTGAGGGCTTGCGTTTCTCGACCCTGAAGCGCACCGTCATCGGTGGCTCTGCCTGCCCACCGGCCATGATCACCGCGTTCAATGATGTATACGGGGTGGAGGTGCTGCACGCCTGGGGCATGACGGAAATGTCGCCGCTGGGCACCGTTTGCACTTTGAAAAACAAACACCTGCCCATGAGCGGTCTTGAGAAGATGACCGTTCGCCTGAAGCAAGGTCGGGGCATCTATGGCGTCGACATGAAAATTGTGGACGGTGATGGCAACGAGCTGCCTTGGGACGGCAAAGCTTATGGCGACTTGCTCGTCAAAGGACCCTGGATCATCAGTGACTACTTCAAAGGCGAGGGCGCCTCGCCGCTGGTGGATGGCTGGTTTCCGACTGGCGACGTGGCCACCATAGACCCCGATGGCTATATGCAAATCACTGATCGCAGCAAGGACGTCATCAAGTCCGGCGGGGAGTGGATTAGCTCCATTGATGTGGAAAACATCGCCATGGCGCACCCGGCCGTCGCCATGGCTGCCTGCATCGGTATGAAGCACCCCAAATGGGATGAGCGCCCGATCATTGCAGTGGTCAAAAAACCGGGTGCCACTGTGACCCGAGAGGAGTTGCTTTCGTTCTACCAGGGAAAAACCGCCAAATTTCAAATTCCCGACGATGTGGTTTTTGTGGACGCTATTCCCTTGGGCGGCACCGGCAAGATGCAAAAGACCAAGCTGCGTGAGCAACTTCAGGACTACAAACTGCCGGATGCCTGA
- a CDS encoding branched-chain amino acid ABC transporter substrate-binding protein codes for MKFTMKVIAATAAVMCFGGAYAQKGETVKIAMIEGLSGPMANVGGNQLKSWQFVAEKLAASNNPAGVKFEIVGMDSKGSPQEALSTFKAAVDQGFRYIVQGNGSGAALALSDAVSKHNDRNPGKEVVYLNYAAVDPSLTNEKCSYWHFRLDADTSQKMEALTSFMKDQPAVKKVYLLNQNYSHGHQVAKYFKEGISRKRPDVTIAGEDLVPLGQVKDFAPYVAKIKQSGADTIVTGNWGADLTLFIKAINDAGLKLPMYTYYAAVSGTPTVLAAGGDSEVYQISYAHSNYTGVMGKLTDEYQKKFGDDFYTFSVYNGIVMLGEAMAKAKSTDPVKVAAAMEGLKFKGFNGESEMRKTDHQMLQGLYISKWQKVDSKNAYSVEKTGYTFAPVKYIESYVAATPTSCQMKRPS; via the coding sequence ATGAAATTTACGATGAAGGTTATTGCGGCCACTGCTGCTGTGATGTGTTTTGGCGGGGCATACGCTCAAAAGGGCGAGACTGTGAAAATCGCAATGATTGAGGGCCTGTCCGGCCCTATGGCTAATGTGGGCGGGAATCAACTGAAAAGTTGGCAGTTCGTCGCTGAAAAGCTGGCAGCGAGCAACAATCCAGCAGGCGTCAAGTTTGAAATTGTGGGTATGGACAGCAAAGGTTCTCCACAGGAGGCATTGAGCACGTTCAAGGCCGCCGTCGACCAAGGTTTCCGCTATATCGTTCAGGGTAACGGTTCAGGCGCCGCTCTGGCCTTGTCTGATGCTGTGTCCAAACACAATGACCGCAACCCCGGGAAAGAAGTTGTTTATCTGAACTACGCCGCGGTTGACCCTTCTTTGACCAATGAGAAGTGTAGCTACTGGCACTTCCGCTTGGATGCCGATACATCGCAAAAGATGGAGGCACTCACCAGTTTCATGAAAGATCAGCCGGCCGTTAAAAAGGTGTATCTGCTGAACCAGAATTACTCACATGGTCATCAAGTAGCCAAGTACTTCAAAGAAGGTATCAGTCGCAAACGCCCGGATGTAACCATAGCAGGTGAAGATTTGGTTCCATTGGGTCAAGTCAAGGACTTTGCCCCGTATGTTGCGAAGATCAAGCAGTCGGGCGCGGACACCATCGTCACCGGCAACTGGGGCGCTGACTTGACCTTGTTCATCAAGGCAATCAACGATGCGGGTCTCAAATTGCCCATGTACACCTACTACGCGGCTGTCTCTGGCACGCCCACTGTATTGGCGGCCGGCGGTGACAGCGAGGTGTATCAAATCTCCTATGCCCATTCCAACTACACGGGAGTCATGGGCAAGCTGACAGACGAGTACCAAAAGAAATTTGGGGACGACTTCTATACGTTCTCCGTTTACAACGGCATTGTGATGTTGGGCGAGGCGATGGCCAAGGCCAAGTCAACCGACCCGGTCAAAGTGGCGGCAGCAATGGAAGGCCTGAAGTTCAAGGGCTTCAATGGTGAGTCTGAAATGCGCAAGACAGATCACCAGATGCTGCAAGGTTTGTACATCTCCAAGTGGCAAAAAGTGGACAGCAAAAATGCTTACAGCGTAGAAAAGACCGGTTACACCTTTGCACCAGTGAAGTACATTGAGTCCTATGTGGCCGCAACTCCCACGAGCTGCCAGATGAAGCGCCCTAGCTAG
- a CDS encoding branched-chain amino acid ABC transporter permease has translation MEFFTISLLNGISYGLLLFMLSSGLTLIFSMMGVLNFAHASFYMVGAYFAYTITSIVGFWPALVLAPILVGLLGAAFEKYALRRVHKFGHVPELLITFGLSYVVGEVVQLVWGRGAVDYRVPDVLDGPLFTIFGTQFPMYRGFMMLVAVLMLIAIWLMLTKTRIGLVIQAALTHPHMVESLGHNVPRVFMLVFGGGCALAGLAGVIGGNAYVTEPTMALSLGGIIFVVVVVGGMGSLAGAFLASLLIGVLQTFAVAIDVSLLSTLKALGVMLTPDAFAYPILKLKVSQVAPILPYLFLVLILIFRPKGLLGTREG, from the coding sequence ATGGAGTTTTTCACAATTTCGTTGCTGAACGGCATCAGCTACGGTTTACTGCTATTCATGTTGAGCTCCGGTTTGACGCTGATTTTCAGCATGATGGGCGTGCTGAATTTTGCGCATGCATCTTTTTATATGGTGGGCGCCTACTTTGCTTACACCATCACCTCAATCGTTGGCTTCTGGCCCGCTTTGGTGCTGGCCCCAATTCTGGTGGGCTTGTTGGGGGCTGCGTTTGAAAAATACGCGCTTCGCCGGGTTCACAAGTTCGGTCACGTGCCGGAGTTGCTAATTACCTTTGGGTTGAGTTATGTGGTGGGTGAGGTTGTGCAGTTAGTCTGGGGTCGGGGCGCAGTTGATTACCGCGTGCCTGACGTGCTGGATGGGCCTTTGTTTACTATTTTTGGAACACAGTTCCCGATGTACCGGGGCTTCATGATGTTGGTGGCAGTGTTGATGCTGATTGCCATTTGGCTGATGCTGACCAAGACACGGATTGGGCTGGTCATTCAGGCCGCGCTAACTCACCCTCATATGGTGGAGTCCCTTGGGCACAATGTGCCCCGCGTTTTTATGTTGGTTTTCGGCGGCGGTTGCGCCTTGGCTGGATTGGCAGGGGTGATCGGCGGTAATGCCTATGTGACAGAGCCCACGATGGCCTTGTCATTAGGGGGCATTATTTTTGTGGTTGTCGTCGTTGGTGGCATGGGGTCTTTGGCGGGTGCGTTTCTCGCGTCGCTGCTGATTGGTGTGTTGCAGACATTTGCTGTGGCCATTGACGTGTCGCTACTGTCGACGCTGAAGGCATTGGGTGTCATGCTGACCCCTGATGCGTTTGCCTATCCTATTTTGAAACTCAAAGTGAGTCAGGTCGCGCCGATCTTGCCCTATTTGTTTCTGGTTCTGATTCTTATCTTTCGGCCCAAGGGTCTTCTCGGTACTAGGGAGGGTTGA
- a CDS encoding branched-chain amino acid ABC transporter permease, whose amino-acid sequence MSSQARSQVYEFKPLNVGRIVVWSLFALVLLCAPLVLKSSLSHTMLSQMGIAIIVCLSYNILLGQGGMLSFGHAVYSGMGSFLAIHTLNRVTDGLPLPVSLVPIAGGLGSMLVAVLLGWVTTKKSSTTFAMITLGIGELVWAMSLMFPEFFGGEGGVSGNRVVGAKPFGISYGPQIQLYYLIAIYTFVCTGLMFAFTRTPLGRMLNAVRDNPERVEFVGYDTQKVRYISFIVAAFFAGISGGLSALNFEIVTSEVVSSHRSGAYLLFTFLGGATFFFGPIIGAVLMVLAFVMLSEFTQAWLLYLGLVFLFMVMFAPGGVASLIMMNLRVAMFGHLRKLGLSYLALAGTAVVVLAGAGAMIEMVYHLQTHAAFGSELEFMGTTLDSKSLESWLGALVVLVIGLGLFELCRRKFAVKWGQIQEEIEKEIKRREKL is encoded by the coding sequence ATGAGTAGTCAAGCTCGAAGTCAAGTTTACGAATTCAAGCCCTTGAATGTGGGGCGTATCGTCGTCTGGTCGCTGTTTGCTTTGGTGTTGCTGTGTGCACCTCTGGTACTTAAAAGCAGCCTGAGCCACACCATGCTCAGCCAGATGGGCATCGCCATCATTGTGTGTTTGAGCTATAACATTTTGCTTGGGCAGGGGGGCATGCTCAGTTTCGGCCACGCGGTGTATTCGGGCATGGGATCATTTTTGGCCATCCACACGCTGAATCGGGTGACCGATGGCTTGCCTTTGCCTGTCAGTCTGGTTCCGATTGCGGGTGGACTGGGAAGCATGCTGGTGGCCGTACTACTGGGGTGGGTCACGACGAAAAAGTCCTCCACCACTTTTGCCATGATCACGCTGGGTATTGGCGAGCTAGTTTGGGCCATGTCCTTGATGTTTCCTGAGTTTTTTGGCGGGGAGGGCGGCGTGTCGGGTAACCGGGTAGTGGGTGCCAAGCCTTTTGGTATCAGCTACGGGCCACAGATTCAACTGTATTACCTGATTGCTATCTATACCTTTGTGTGCACAGGGCTGATGTTTGCCTTCACTCGCACCCCCTTGGGGCGCATGCTCAATGCCGTGCGAGACAACCCGGAGCGGGTCGAGTTTGTGGGTTATGACACGCAAAAGGTTCGCTACATCTCTTTCATTGTGGCTGCTTTTTTTGCAGGTATTTCAGGCGGATTGTCCGCGCTGAATTTCGAAATTGTGACGTCTGAGGTGGTCAGCAGCCACCGCTCTGGCGCCTATTTGCTGTTCACCTTCCTGGGCGGTGCGACCTTCTTTTTTGGCCCCATCATTGGCGCAGTGTTGATGGTGCTCGCCTTTGTGATGTTGTCGGAGTTCACGCAAGCGTGGTTGTTGTATTTGGGGCTGGTCTTTTTGTTTATGGTGATGTTTGCGCCTGGCGGTGTCGCGTCGCTGATCATGATGAACTTGCGGGTAGCCATGTTTGGGCATTTGCGCAAGCTGGGGCTCAGCTACTTGGCCTTGGCCGGAACCGCCGTGGTGGTGTTGGCTGGCGCGGGCGCCATGATTGAAATGGTTTATCACCTACAGACGCATGCAGCATTTGGTTCTGAGTTGGAGTTCATGGGCACCACCCTGGACTCGAAGAGTCTAGAAAGCTGGTTAGGCGCCTTGGTCGTGCTGGTGATTGGTTTGGGTTTGTTTGAGTTGTGTCGTCGTAAATTTGCGGTGAAATGGGGACAAATCCAGGAAGAAATCGAGAAAGAAATCAAACGTCGGGAGAAGCTATGA
- a CDS encoding ABC transporter ATP-binding protein has protein sequence MTYALELKNLRKSFGKTEIIRGIDLAIPAGERVGIIGPNGAGKSTLFNLISGRFEPTSGDVLLNGQRLNGKRPFEINRMGLSRSFQITNIFPKLSVFENLRCGVLWSLGYKYTFLKFLNDLDDANDRASELMEMVKLDKKRDVLAVNLTYAEQRALEIGITIAGGASVILLDEPTAGMSKSETSRFIELIKTVTVGKTLLTVEHDMGVVFGLADKIAVVVYGEILAYDVPDAVRASQRVQEAYLGSSVADLQAQGH, from the coding sequence ATGACTTATGCGTTAGAGCTGAAGAATTTGCGCAAGAGCTTTGGCAAGACCGAAATTATTCGCGGCATTGACTTGGCCATTCCTGCTGGCGAGCGTGTCGGCATCATCGGTCCCAATGGAGCAGGGAAATCCACCTTATTCAACCTGATCAGTGGCCGATTCGAGCCCACTAGTGGCGATGTATTACTCAACGGTCAACGCCTGAATGGCAAGCGGCCGTTTGAGATTAACCGTATGGGTTTGAGCCGCAGCTTCCAAATCACCAATATTTTCCCCAAACTCAGTGTGTTTGAGAATTTGCGTTGCGGTGTCCTATGGAGTCTCGGCTACAAGTACACCTTCTTGAAATTTTTGAATGACCTGGATGACGCCAACGACCGAGCTAGTGAGTTGATGGAGATGGTCAAGCTAGACAAGAAGCGTGATGTGTTGGCCGTGAACTTGACATATGCCGAGCAACGCGCCCTGGAAATTGGCATCACTATTGCGGGTGGGGCAAGCGTCATCTTGTTGGACGAGCCGACGGCGGGCATGAGTAAGTCAGAGACCAGTCGCTTCATCGAACTGATCAAGACCGTAACTGTGGGTAAAACGCTGTTAACTGTGGAGCACGACATGGGGGTGGTATTCGGATTGGCCGACAAAATTGCTGTGGTTGTCTATGGCGAAATATTGGCCTATGACGTGCCTGATGCGGTCCGCGCGAGTCAGCGTGTTCAAGAGGCCTACTTGGGTTCTTCGGTGGCAGATTTGCAGGCACAAGGACATTGA
- a CDS encoding ABC transporter ATP-binding protein, whose protein sequence is MLKIENLQAFYGKSHVLHGVHLDVGAGEIVSLLGRNGSGRSTTAKAIMGLVECEGSILWRGEQILGKKTYEIAHFGLGYVPESRDIFPNLTVEQNLHLGEKSTRKSGRWSFDDMYQMFPRLKERQHTAAGVMSGGEQQMLTLCRTLMGDPDLIIIDEPTEGLAPKIVELVAHYLTELKKRGISVLLIEQKLTIAMDISDRCLVMGHGSIVFEGTPDALRKDHDIRKEWLEV, encoded by the coding sequence ATGCTAAAAATTGAAAATCTGCAAGCGTTTTACGGAAAGAGTCATGTGCTCCACGGGGTGCATCTTGACGTCGGTGCTGGGGAAATCGTTTCCTTGCTAGGGCGAAATGGCTCGGGCCGATCGACCACAGCCAAGGCCATCATGGGCTTGGTGGAGTGCGAAGGCTCGATCCTTTGGCGGGGAGAACAAATACTCGGCAAAAAGACCTACGAAATTGCGCACTTTGGCTTGGGCTATGTGCCTGAAAGCCGCGATATTTTCCCCAACTTAACGGTCGAGCAGAATCTCCACTTAGGAGAAAAAAGCACTCGCAAGTCGGGTCGTTGGTCGTTTGACGACATGTACCAGATGTTCCCCCGCCTGAAAGAGCGCCAACACACGGCCGCGGGTGTCATGTCTGGCGGTGAGCAGCAGATGTTGACCCTTTGCCGCACGCTGATGGGAGACCCCGATCTGATCATCATTGATGAACCGACAGAGGGCCTGGCGCCAAAAATTGTGGAATTGGTCGCTCACTATCTGACAGAGCTTAAAAAACGGGGCATCTCGGTGCTCCTGATTGAGCAGAAACTGACCATCGCCATGGATATTTCGGATCGTTGCCTTGTCATGGGACACGGAAGTATCGTGTTCGAGGGCACCCCGGACGCCCTGCGGAAAGACCATGACATCCGCAAGGAATGGCTGGAGGTTTAG